ctaataaATAACCATTATTTTATGGttcaattatatatttagttCCCCATTTTGACTTTCATTTGAAACTTATTATTATGCATAAAAATGTTTTGCTTTAGATTTTATattgtttcaaaaatatatttatcatTATGATAGATGGAAACTTGTTCATGTGATAACGGAATTCATGACATATCATTATCTGTTTCATgaaatttatttgataataatataatataaagaagaaattttaaaacaaaaatgataaattgaGTTACAACTCACAAATGTTCAATTttaccttattttatttttaaactttaacaTTTAAAAGTTGTACTTCACTACTTGTACTGAGCTGACAGTAGTAGTATTTAATGAAGTAGGAGAAGCCCAAAGTGTTGCCATTGTTGCACAGTAGTAGTAGCTAGATCACAGAAGCTCAGTCTCAGAGCTTCTTTATCTCACTCCGTTCCCCACACCACACACACATTTCGCCACTCTGAGCTCcgctttcaaaattttcaatccaCATagtttgaaagagagagagaaagagagaagatatGGAAACTCACTCGGTTTCCAAGCTACTGATCTTGCTTTTAATGGTCTTGTATCATGGTTCTGAGCTGACACAATGCAGTGTCACCTACGATAAGAAGGCTATTCTCATCAATGGCCAAAGAAGAATTCTCATCTCTGGTTCCATTCACTATCCCAGAAGCACTCCTGAAGTATATCCctaacctttcttttttttctttttgcttttttctttgaattcatCTAAAAGAAGTGGTTTGTTTGTGGATTTTTGTGACTGTTTGGACTTTTTGTGTAATGGGTTTTGTAATTGTTTAGATGTGGGAAGACCTTATTCAGAAGGCTAAAGATGGAGGCTTGGATGTCATAGACACTTATGTGTTTTGGAATGTTCATGAACCTTCTCCTGGCAATGTACCATTCTTGATCTGCACCATTTCTTACTTCCACTTTGTTTTGGTCTCTTCTCTTCACTTTACACTTCATATGTTTTGAACTTTTAGTTCTAAGCCTTTTCCTTTTTGTGTGAACTTGGTTTTTAGTATAATTTTGAGGGCAGGAATGATCTGGTACGGTTCATTAAGACAGTGCAGAAAGTAGGGCTCTATGCTCATCTCCGCATTGGACCTTATGTTTGTGCAGAATGGAATTTTGGGTACCTATTAACTTccacttttgttttatttttttgttttggctaAGATCTACATGTGTAACATGTTTTCTATCTTTATGGCAAAGTAAATGCTtgatgttagatttttttttccaaagtttGTATGAGTGGTTGATTTGGCTGTCATTCTCTATTTGATACAGGGGATTCCCTGTTTGGTTGAAGTATGTTCCTGGTATGAGCTTCAGAACAGATAATGAGCCTTTCAAGGTTTTTCTTCCTCTACTTCCCTCAGTTGTTTCCTGAAAATTCGAGGCCTAATCTGATATGTCAaattgaagtgaaaaaaaagaagaaaggaacaTAGTAACAATTATGACGCTCATGTTggtttaataattaaaattgtgtaaatGTTTTTTCATGAAGACGGCAATGCAAGGGTTCACCCAGAAGATTGTCCAGATGATGAAGAATGAAAGGCTATTTGCTTCGCAAGGCGGTCCCATTATCCTTTCTCAGGTATGGCTTCTTGACATATGGCCTTGTAAAGTTTTAGGTCCTGTGTATCTGTTTTGATGGATGTCAAGATATGTGTGGTAGGCAGTAGCAACTTTTGAGTTTTGGCCAACAATGGATTTGGCATTGATAGCAGTGAATGGTTCTTGTATGAACTGATTTGCAGTATATTCTTCTTCTGCTTTGCATAGATTGAGAACGAGTATGGGCCTGAAAGCAAGGCACTTGGAGCTGCTGGCCATGCGTATATAAATTGGGCGGCAAAGATGGCTGTTGGATTGAATACAGGAGTCCCATGGGTGATGTGCAAGGAAGACGATGCCCCAGACCCTGTGGTGagctcttcttttcttcttacatGCTGGACCTACCTATTCCATTGTTACTTTGAAATTTGGCTATAGTATTATAGACTTTTGGAATAGTTTTAAATCTTGAAGATTAACTTGCAGTTAAAATTTCTTGCATAACTAATCCTTTTAACTCATCTGAAAATTCTGAGTTTGGTCTCTCCATATCTTGACTACAGATAAATGCGTGTAACGGTTTTTACTGTGATGCTTTCTCTCCCAATAAAGGTTACAAACCTACCATGTGGACTGAGGCTTGGAGTGGCTGGTAAATAAGTGCTTTGGGTACATTTGAAGCTGACAGTATGAATGCAAACATACTCCTCTGATTTCCCCGCTCTCCCTCTCTTAATGATTAGGTTCACAGAGTTTGGTGGCACAATTCACCAACGACCAGTTCAAGATTTGGCATTTGGTGTTGCTCGTTTCATACAAAAGGGTGGCTCATACATAAACTACTACATGGTTTGTTATCTTGTGTGAATCAGTTCTCTGTTTTAAAAATGACTAGTTTTTCCTGTCACTAAATTTGAGGTCTTAGTCAATGACTTCTGGCTTGTGACAGTATCACGGAGGAACAAACTTTGGACGCACTGCTGGAGGTCCATTCATTACAACAAGTTATGACTATGATGCCCCAATTGATGAGTATGGTGAGAAAGCTGAGCTCAAATTCatcattataaattttcttaagaTTTTTGTGATGCTTTAAATGTATTCACCATGTAGGCATGCCTAGCAAGAAATTTCATTAATGACCCACAAACCCATGGATTAATTATGTATTTTGCAAGTGATTTCTAAGGTTTCCAAACTACACCAAAtaattcttttcttgttttcccAAATGAATATGTTTCCCTGAACTCAAATTCATTGTGACATTAGTCCAAGAATTCAAATGACTTCCAAATATTGTTCAGAATATGTTGCCACATCTTGCATTCAAACAAGACTTCTATATTCTATCCTGCTTTGAGTTCATTACTTTTTGGATCCTGATTCCTTCCCTGTAAAAATAGCACTTTGGTAAtgtcaatttatattttgtaactcTTAGTCACAACTAACTATGACTGTGTTTAGGTTTGATCAGGCAACCAAAATATGGTCATTTGAAGGAGCTTCATCGAGCTATTAAGCTATGTGAACAGGCTTTAGTTTCTTCAGATCCTGTTGTTACTTCTTTAGGAACCTATCAGCAGGTCAGCTATTTCTCTTAGCTGGAAAATCCATGTCAATACTAACTTTGGCAATGGAAATGCTTAACTCAATTATGGTCATCTCCCAGGCTCATGTATTCTCTTCAGGGAGAGGACGGTGTGCAGCTTTTCTTGCAAACTACCACACAACTTCTGCTGCTAGGATACTATTCAATAACATGCATTACGATTTGCCTCCTTGGTCAATTAGCATCCTTCCTGACTGCAGAAACGCTGTATTTAATACTGCAAGGGTAAGTAAAGTTCTTGCTTTCATCTCAATCCATGTCAGAAGGAAAAACAACTAATGTGTTGGAGTAGGttattttatgctttgttttttcAGACAAAGGACTGATACAATTGTCCTGTCAAAAAGGTGGGAGTTCAAACTTCACAGATGCAAATGTTGCCTACCGATTCTGAATTGCTCTCATGGGAGACTTATGGTGAAGATATTTCTTCTCTAGTGGACCAGTCATCAATGACAACTGTTGGACTCTTGGAGCAAGTAAATGTTACCAGAGACTCGAGTGACTATCTATGGTACATAACCAGGTGAGCTGCTACATCATCCAATTCATGAATACTTATCCCCTAATTTGTCAATTAGTAGTTTAATGGATCTCAAAGCCCTAAATAATGTTTTCACATTAGTGAATTAAGAGATTCCCAAGGTATCATGAAAGAACATCTTAAATTAAAAGTAAATGGGAGAATGGGCatttattttctatctctaagttttattaatattttgtgaaattacAATGTGACCTGACTGTGGCTTCCACAATCCATATAAGTGCGTTTAGTTTCGCTCTTCATTACTATAGATTGGTTGTGTAACACAATGAATAAGGAATTGGTGAGAAATTGAGGGTTGGAACGGGGGAGAGAGATGAAATGGAAGATAGCTCAAGCGTTGCAGGGCTTGCagaaacaattttatatttaaaagtcTTCCCTCCACTTTCTGGCCTACTAACATATACTCAATTTACTCTTTACACTGTACAGAGATTCACCTAGAGTGCACATGTTCTGACTGCCAATGTGATCTATTCTTGATTTTGgccttttttaattaatattgaaAAAGCTTTGTATAATTTTCTAGTTTGGATGTCATTTCAGTGTTGACGTTAATCCGTCAGAATCATTTCTGCGAGGACAAAAGCCCACTCTTAGCGTGCAGTCAGCTGGGCATGCTGTTCACGTATTCATCAATGGGCAATATTCAGGTTTGTTGAATTTAACCTTAGTAATTGACTTGAAGCCCAGCCAAAATGAAATATTGTCTTTTGCTAGTGGACTAGTACTTCAAATTTAGTACCTGCATACTCTCACACCAGAAAATTTAGTTTGGTAATGTCGTGTTATAACTTGTTACAGGGTCGACCTTTGGGACCAGGGAGCAGAGGCAATTCACATTTACTGGATCCGTCAACCTGCATGCTGGAACAAATAAAATTGCACTACTCAGTATAGCTGTGGGATTACCGGTTAGTGCCCCATCCATGACTTTGTCCAAATGCAAATCTGGCAGTTTAATCATTTGTCAAACTGCAAGTTAACTGGTCCATTCTCCTAATCTTCGGGTCATTTAACATGGGGCTGCAGAAGCTCTTCCGGACTTGACCCAACTAGATCATTAACATGGCAAAAGCATAAGCCATTAAGTTATTTCAGGTACTGACTTCTAAATTTCTGTGTTGTTGAAGAATGTCGGATTCCATTATGAGACATGGAAAACAGGAATCCTTGGTCCAGTGTTGCTACATGGTCTTGACAAGGGGCAAAGAGACTTATCATGGCAGAAATGGTCCTACCAGGTCAGACAGAGCAGTTATATGAACACAAATGCAGGAACATCTTATTCagttatttgtttatgttttgtcttGATCCCAAAAGTTTTAGTCTCACAGTATCTTCTGTATACAGGTTGGCCTAAAAGGAGAGGCAATGAATTTGGTCTCTCCTAATGGAGCCTCGTCTGTTGATTGGATCCGAGGATCACTAGCTACGCAAAGCCATCAGCCTCTGACATGGTATAAGGTAGGAGAACAACAAATACATATTAAAAGAAAagtggggtgggggtggggggaggggaGGAGGAGGAACAAgacaaaatatttagttttacAGACGAGTTCAGTTAGAAGCTAAATAAATTGGTAATTGCAGGCTTATATCAATGCACCTAAAGGAAATGAGCCACTGGCTTTAGACATGCGGAGCATGGGAAAGGGTCAAGTGTGGATCAATGGACAGAGCATAGGAAGATACTGGATGGCGTATGCAAAAGGCGATTGCAATACTTGTAGCTACTCTGGGACATTCAGGCCCACAAAATGCCAACTTGGTTGTGACCAACCAACCCAAAGATGGTATTAGATTCTTAGTCGCTGCTTATCAAAACATTTAACATAGCAATTAAATCTTTATACCTGCCCTCAAAGATCGCAATTTGGGCAAAAGGCAAGCTGAGCTTGGTTCATTAGACATTTCTTCATACTTCTTTAACTTACGTTATGTATTATTCAGGTATCATGTTCCAAGGTCCTggttaaagccaacacaaaatttGTTGGTAGTTTTTGAGGAACTTGGTGGGGATGTATCAAAGATTTCTCTTGTGCGGAGATCAGTGACACGTGTTTGTGCTGATACATCTGAGCACCACCCAACTATTGAGAATTTTAGTACTGAGGGCCATGGTGAACCAAAAATGCTTCACCAGGCCAAGGTTCACTTGCGCTGTGCAGCAGGAGAGTCCATATCAACTATTAAATTTGCAAGTTTTGGGACTCCTTCCGGAACTTGTGGAAGTTTCCAAAAGGGAACCTGCCATGCACCAAACTCTCTTGAAGTTGTAAAAAAGGCACTTCCTCAACtgcaatctttatttttttctgtaaTATATGTGATCTAGTTGTGGTTTTATAAACTTGCAAATCttctgttaaaaaaaattgtactatcATCTCTTAACGTCATGTATTTCACAGAAATGCATGGGGCAGGAGAGTTGCTTGGTTACCATATCAAATACTACCTTTGGGGCGGATCCATGTCCTGCCATGTTGAAGCGATTATCAGTGGAAGCTACTTGTTCTTCAGCGAGTACAGGCACCGAAACCAATTCAAGGAGATGAGAACACTGTAAAAAGCAGGTAGAAACTTTCTGGTGAAATTATCATAGCCTGCATATGACAAGAAGCAATTAAGCGTGAAATGAAGA
This DNA window, taken from Quercus robur chromosome 2, dhQueRobu3.1, whole genome shotgun sequence, encodes the following:
- the LOC126712326 gene encoding beta-galactosidase 5-like translates to METHSVSKLLILLLMVLYHGSELTQCSVTYDKKAILINGQRRILISGSIHYPRSTPEMWEDLIQKAKDGGLDVIDTYVFWNVHEPSPGNYNFEGRNDLVRFIKTVQKVGLYAHLRIGPYVCAEWNFGGFPVWLKYVPGMSFRTDNEPFKTAMQGFTQKIVQMMKNERLFASQGGPIILSQIENEYGPESKALGAAGHAYINWAAKMAVGLNTGVPWVMCKEDDAPDPVINACNGFYCDAFSPNKGYKPTMWTEAWSGWFTEFGGTIHQRPVQDLAFGVARFIQKGGSYINYYMYHGGTNFGRTAGGPFITTSYDYDAPIDEYGLIRQPKYGHLKELHRAIKLCEQALVSSDPVVTSLGTYQQAHVFSSGRGRCAAFLANYHTTSAARILFNNMHYDLPPWSISILPDCRNAVFNTARVGVQTSQMQMLPTDSELLSWETYGEDISSLVDQSSMTTVGLLEQVNVTRDSSDYLWYITSVDVNPSESFLRGQKPTLSVQSAGHAVHVFINGQYSGSTFGTREQRQFTFTGSVNLHAGTNKIALLSIAVGLPNVGFHYETWKTGILGPVLLHGLDKGQRDLSWQKWSYQVGLKGEAMNLVSPNGASSVDWIRGSLATQSHQPLTWYKAYINAPKGNEPLALDMRSMGKGQVWINGQSIGRYWMAYAKGDCNTCSYSGTFRPTKCQLGCDQPTQRWYHVPRSWLKPTQNLLVVFEELGGDVSKISLVRRSVTRVCADTSEHHPTIENFSTEGHGEPKMLHQAKVHLRCAAGESISTIKFASFGTPSGTCGSFQKGTCHAPNSLEVVKKKCMGQESCLVTISNTTFGADPCPAMLKRLSVEATCSSASTGTETNSRR